The following proteins are co-located in the Pseudomonadota bacterium genome:
- a CDS encoding adenylate kinase, with protein sequence MNILVFGPNGSGKGTQGAIVQKKYNMPHIESGAIFRVNIGGGTELGKKAKEYIDRGDLVPDDITIPMILNRLKEDDCKKGWILDGFPRNKVQGETLAKALKDAGIALNYVIEIVLPRDIAKLRITGRRLCVNDNNHPNHIAFEAIKPVEKDGKIVCRVCGGALNTRADDQDDAAIDKRHNIYYDDKTGTMAAVNYFKTLGGKTKVISVDGRSSINEVSEAIMKKLN encoded by the coding sequence ATGAACATTCTGGTTTTTGGTCCCAATGGAAGCGGCAAAGGCACGCAAGGCGCCATAGTTCAAAAGAAATACAACATGCCCCACATTGAATCCGGGGCGATTTTCAGAGTGAACATCGGCGGCGGCACGGAACTCGGCAAAAAGGCCAAAGAGTATATTGATCGAGGCGATCTGGTTCCAGACGATATCACTATCCCGATGATCCTCAATCGCCTCAAGGAAGACGACTGCAAAAAGGGTTGGATCCTGGACGGATTTCCGCGGAACAAGGTCCAGGGAGAAACCCTGGCAAAAGCCCTCAAAGATGCAGGAATCGCCCTGAATTACGTCATAGAAATCGTCCTGCCGCGGGATATCGCAAAACTCAGAATTACCGGCCGGAGACTTTGCGTCAATGATAACAACCATCCAAACCATATTGCCTTTGAAGCCATCAAACCCGTTGAAAAAGACGGCAAAATTGTTTGCCGGGTATGCGGCGGTGCTTTGAATACCAGGGCTGATGATCAAGATGATGCGGCCATCGACAAACGTCACAATATCTATTACGACGATAAAACCGGAACAATGGCTGCGGTCAATTACTTTAAAACTCTGGGCGGAAAAACCAAGGTAATATCCGTTGACGGGCGATCGTCAATTAACGAAGTAAGTGAAGCAATCATGAAAAAGCTTAACTAA
- a CDS encoding response regulator, giving the protein MPVKILIVDDEKEILAWMKISLENIGFHVRCSIDAKDALKAYDEEKADLIITDMVMPGMSGLTLIMELNKIDPEVKIIAISGGGIINGQRYLALAKEIGADLMLPKPFGEKELHLAIKEVLG; this is encoded by the coding sequence ATGCCTGTGAAAATTCTTATTGTAGATGACGAAAAAGAAATCCTTGCCTGGATGAAGATCTCCCTTGAGAATATCGGATTTCATGTGAGATGCTCGATTGATGCGAAAGACGCTTTAAAGGCCTACGATGAAGAGAAGGCGGACCTGATTATAACCGACATGGTCATGCCGGGAATGAGCGGCTTGACCTTAATCATGGAATTAAACAAGATTGATCCTGAGGTGAAAATTATCGCCATATCAGGGGGAGGGATAATAAACGGTCAGCGGTATCTTGCCCTGGCCAAGGAGATCGGCGCCGATCTCATGCTCCCGAAACCTTTTGGAGAGAAAGAACTGCACCTGGCAATAAAAGAAGTTTTAGGCTAG
- a CDS encoding lysophospholipid acyltransferase family protein, which produces MFIWLTRILFATCRVDYKGFNNLEECEKGSRPFIAVFWHYSVFFVMHFCRGRSWVAMVSASKDGEYVSHLLNKLGNETVRGSRGKGGLKALREMAAHMQEGKNAAIVADGSKGPALVVQAGMILLASRTGAPILPFICAVDRYWAFTSWDRTILPKPFANIIFTCGEAMQVPPDIRSKDIEVYRLELETRLNALYLEAWSEFGKEHH; this is translated from the coding sequence ATGTTTATCTGGCTGACCAGAATTTTATTTGCAACCTGTCGAGTTGATTACAAGGGTTTCAATAATTTGGAAGAATGTGAAAAAGGTTCAAGGCCTTTTATCGCGGTTTTCTGGCATTACTCGGTTTTTTTTGTCATGCATTTTTGCCGGGGACGTTCCTGGGTTGCCATGGTCAGTGCCAGCAAGGACGGCGAATACGTCTCTCATCTCCTCAATAAACTGGGAAATGAAACGGTGCGCGGTTCCCGGGGCAAAGGCGGGCTCAAGGCGCTCAGGGAGATGGCGGCGCACATGCAGGAAGGGAAAAATGCAGCTATTGTGGCGGACGGGTCAAAAGGTCCGGCCCTGGTGGTTCAGGCCGGGATGATTCTGCTTGCCAGCAGGACTGGGGCGCCGATCCTGCCGTTTATCTGCGCGGTGGACAGGTACTGGGCGTTTACGAGCTGGGACCGGACTATTCTGCCAAAACCCTTTGCCAATATTATTTTTACCTGCGGTGAAGCGATGCAAGTTCCACCGGATATCCGTTCCAAGGATATTGAAGTCTACAGGCTCGAACTGGAGACTAGGTTGAATGCCCTTTATTTAGAAGCCTGGAGTGAGTTCGGTAAGGAGCATCATTGA
- the uvrB gene encoding excinuclease ABC subunit UvrB, with protein MTTEFKLVSDFLPAGDQPRAIDILTRGILAGACDQVLLGVTGSGKTFTIAHAVANVQRPTLIIAPNKTLAAQLFSEMKDLFPENAVEYFVSYYDYYQPEAYIPQSDTYIEKDSAINDTIDKMRHSATRSLLTRKDVLIVASVSCIYGLGSPDEYRNMHLFLKTDEEYPMEEIQRRLVYMLYERNDISFHRGVFRVRGDVLEIFPAYEDDRAVRVELFGDTIDRISFIDPLRGSVLEEVIELTVFPGSHFVTSKERLQTATGTIKAELIQRLKELTDSNQLVEAQRLEQRTDFDLEMLSELGYCHGIENYSRHFTGRKSGEPPPTLLDYFPPDFLLIIDESHITVPQLHGMYLGDRSRKQTLVDFGFRLPSARDNRPLRFDEFAARIHQTVYVSATPGDFEMDKAQGKVVEQVIRPTGLMDPEIEVRPATSQVDDLLGQIRSRTSQGDAVLVTTLTKRMAEDLTEYYEKLGVRVRYLHSDIKTLDRVELIRNLRKREFDVLVGINLLREGLDIPEVSLVAVLDADKEGFLRSARSLIQTCGRAARNAAGKVILYADKITNAMQYTIDETTRRRALQMAYNKKNGITPETIRAKIKDLVGTIYEQDYVTVELEAAEPGYGYGVSRKKQWDGVEELRREIKIVEKEMYSAAENLEFELAAKLRDQLKSLRKKELEWL; from the coding sequence ATGACTACGGAATTTAAACTGGTTTCGGATTTTTTACCTGCAGGCGATCAGCCCCGCGCCATAGATATTCTGACCAGAGGGATTCTGGCCGGCGCCTGCGATCAGGTTCTCCTCGGTGTTACCGGTTCAGGTAAAACCTTCACCATTGCCCACGCTGTCGCAAATGTTCAGAGACCGACCCTGATTATCGCACCCAACAAAACACTTGCCGCGCAGCTTTTTTCAGAAATGAAGGATCTGTTTCCGGAAAACGCCGTGGAGTATTTTGTGAGCTATTACGACTATTATCAGCCTGAAGCATATATTCCGCAGTCGGATACCTACATTGAAAAAGATTCGGCGATTAACGATACCATTGATAAAATGCGCCATTCCGCCACCCGGTCATTACTTACCCGAAAGGATGTGCTCATCGTTGCCAGTGTTTCCTGCATCTATGGCCTTGGATCTCCTGACGAATATCGCAATATGCATCTTTTTCTCAAGACCGATGAAGAATATCCCATGGAGGAAATCCAGCGCCGGCTGGTGTATATGCTCTATGAGCGTAATGACATTTCCTTTCATCGCGGCGTTTTCCGGGTGCGGGGCGATGTGCTTGAGATTTTCCCGGCCTATGAAGATGACCGGGCAGTGCGGGTTGAACTTTTTGGAGATACCATTGACAGGATTTCGTTTATTGATCCGCTGCGGGGATCGGTATTGGAAGAAGTCATTGAGTTGACGGTATTTCCCGGCAGCCATTTTGTGACCTCAAAGGAAAGATTGCAGACTGCAACCGGGACTATAAAGGCGGAATTAATCCAGCGACTGAAAGAATTAACCGACAGCAATCAGCTTGTGGAGGCGCAGCGCCTTGAACAGCGCACGGACTTTGATCTGGAAATGCTTTCGGAGCTCGGCTATTGCCACGGCATTGAAAATTACAGCCGCCATTTCACCGGCAGAAAATCCGGTGAACCGCCGCCGACATTATTGGATTATTTTCCGCCGGATTTTCTGTTGATCATTGATGAAAGCCACATAACCGTGCCCCAGCTGCACGGCATGTATCTGGGCGACAGATCCCGCAAACAGACTCTGGTGGATTTCGGGTTTCGTCTTCCTTCCGCCAGGGATAATCGGCCGTTGCGGTTCGATGAGTTTGCCGCGCGGATTCATCAGACCGTTTATGTATCCGCAACACCCGGTGATTTTGAAATGGACAAGGCTCAGGGGAAAGTCGTGGAACAGGTCATTCGTCCCACCGGTCTCATGGATCCTGAAATCGAGGTGCGTCCGGCAACATCACAGGTTGATGATCTGCTGGGGCAAATACGATCCAGAACATCACAGGGGGATGCTGTTTTGGTTACCACCCTGACCAAGAGAATGGCCGAGGATCTGACGGAATATTACGAAAAACTCGGTGTCAGGGTGCGTTATCTGCATTCTGATATTAAGACATTGGATAGGGTCGAACTCATCCGGAATCTCAGGAAAAGGGAGTTTGACGTGCTGGTGGGGATTAACCTGTTGCGCGAGGGGCTTGATATCCCGGAAGTCTCTTTGGTCGCGGTCCTTGATGCCGACAAGGAGGGATTCCTTCGCAGTGCGCGGTCTTTGATCCAGACTTGCGGTCGGGCGGCGCGTAATGCCGCAGGAAAAGTTATCCTTTACGCTGATAAAATAACCAATGCGATGCAGTATACAATTGACGAGACCACAAGAAGACGTGCGCTGCAGATGGCCTACAACAAAAAAAATGGTATAACGCCGGAGACCATCCGGGCTAAGATTAAAGATCTTGTCGGAACAATTTATGAGCAGGATTACGTTACCGTGGAGCTTGAGGCGGCAGAGCCTGGATATGGCTATGGGGTATCCCGCAAAAAACAGTGGGATGGGGTTGAGGAATTGAGAAGGGAAATTAAAATAGTTGAAAAGGAGATGTACTCTGCTGCGGAAAATCTTGAATTCGAGCTTGCCGCAAAGCTTCGCGATCAGCTTAAATCTCTCAGAAAAAAGGAACTCGAGTGGCTCTGA